In the Phaseolus vulgaris cultivar G19833 chromosome 7, P. vulgaris v2.0, whole genome shotgun sequence genome, one interval contains:
- the LOC137829357 gene encoding secreted RxLR effector protein 78-like, producing the protein MLDSVLMTNEVVEDLRRCGRSDLYLKVDFEKTYDSIRWDFLYEMLNRMSFHSKWIKWIQGCLEFATISVLINGSPTEEFKPARGLRQGDPLAPFLFIVVAEGLVGLVRQAIKAKLLSGV; encoded by the coding sequence ATGCTAGATAGTGTGCTTATGACTAATGAAGTAGTTGAGGACCTCAGGAGGTGTGGGAGGAGCGATCTGTACTTGaaggtggattttgaaaaaACATACGACTCGATTAGGTGGGACTTCCTATACGAGATGCTAAATAGGATGAGTTTCCATAGCAAATGGATAAAATGGATTCAAGGATGTTTGGAATTTGCTACAATCTCTGTGTTAATCAATGGGAGTCCTACGGAGGAATTTAAGCCAGCAAGAGGGTTGAGGCAAGGTGATCCTTTAGCTCCATTCCTCTTTATTGTGGTAGCTGAAGGTCTTGTCGGGTTAGTAAGGCAAGCTATAAAGGCCAAACTGTTGTCTGGTGTTTAG